From Nicotiana tabacum cultivar K326 chromosome 22, ASM71507v2, whole genome shotgun sequence, one genomic window encodes:
- the LOC107772896 gene encoding uncharacterized protein LOC107772896 isoform X1, translating into MDKKSLVKKPSEKRIQYTIGSEHYTLYEEVGQGVSALVHRALCNPLNEIVAIKILDFERDKCDLDRVSREAQIMVLVDHPNVLKSHCSFVCDQNLWVVMPYMAGGSCLHILKAAHPDGLGEVVIATVLREVLKGLEYLHDHGYIHRDVKAGNILIDSRGGIKLGDFGVSAYLFDSGDRQRIRNTFVGTPCWMAPEVMEQLHGYDCKADIWSFGITALELAHGHAPFSKYPPMKVLLMTLQNAPPGLDYERDKKFSKSFRQMIASCLVKDPSKRPSAKKLLKHPFFKQARSSDYISRTLLEGLPALGDRIKELKRKEEDMLAQKKIPDGQKEEMSQNEYKRGISSWNFNLEDLKAQASLIPDEEILGENYQGGSTNSLPGLDNQGNRLQNQLSSLQLPKFQHQFSFGSQNSDATGFDDDNPSAPPSPADRTMTYSKAKNEKFDDDLSIASSIQDAQMSQNSSPCYEEMSVVGKGEHGTHAEAFEGIPINSCQRDKSSSQNISSCNVAFPQTSDDLPAEIFIKHSRTSAGSSEDLDEKTKYQVVQQRGRFKVTSENVDLEKVTPEHPAATQPLPPDATPANLSSQSIFPLLQNALQATITGTESILSAMRQVTRGDSTANLSVDLGCVPSNSVGVEKSLLEAALDREKELIRENNDLRLRLLVAQEELQKYKTENKSSK; encoded by the exons ATGGACAAGAAAAGTTTAGTAAAGAAGCCAAGCGAAAAGCGAATACAGTATACAATTGGATCCGAACATTACACACTGTACGAGGAGGTAGGGCAAGGAGTTAGCGCCTTGGTTCATCGCGCTCTTTGTAATCCTCTCAATGAGATCGTTGCCATCAAAATCCTAGATTTCGAGCGTGATAAATGTGATctg GACCGCGTCTCACGGGAAGCACAGATAATGGTCCTAGTTGACCATCCCAATGTTCTTAAATCACACTGCTCCTTTGTATGTGATCAAAATCTTTGGGTTGTCATGCCGTACATGGCTGGTGGTTCCTGTCTCCACATACTGAAGGCTGCTCATCCTGATGGTCTCGGAGAGGTGGTTATTGCAACAGTCTTACGCGAAGTGCTAAAGGGTTTGGAATACCTTCATGATCATGGCTACATTCATCGGGATGTCAAA GCTGGAAATATTCTCATTGATTCACGTGGTGGAATAAAGTTGGGAGATTTTGGTGTATCAGCCTACTTGTTTGATTCAGGTGATAGGCAGCGTATACGGAACACATTTGTTGGAACTCCCTGTTG GATGGCACCGGAGGTCATGGAGCAATTGCATGGTTATGATTGCAA AGCTGATATTTGGTCTTTTGGCATAACTGCTTTAGAGCTTGCTCATGGACATGCTCCTTTCTCAAAATACCCTCCAATGAAG GTATTGCTAATGACATTGCAAAATGCACCACCGGGCCTTGATTATGAGAGGGATAAGAAGTTCTCAAAG tCCTTTAGGCAAATGATTGCTAGTTGCTTGGTAAAAGATCCTTCAAAAAGACCTTCAGCCAAAAAATTGTTGAAGCATCCTTTCTTTAAGCAAGCTAGGTCCAGTGATTATATATCAAGAACATTGTTGGAAGGCTTGCCAGCTCTTGGTGATCGCATAAAAGAATTGAAG agaaaagaagaagacatGCTAGCGCAAAAGAAGATACCAGATGGGCAGAAAGAAGAAATGTCACAG AATGAATATAAACGTGGGATTAGCAGCTGGAACTTCaatcttgaagatttgaaggcacaGGCTTCCTTG atTCCAGATGAGGAAATTCTTGGTGAGAATTACCAAGGTGGGAGTACAAATTCACTCCCAGGGCTTGACAACCAAGGAAACCGGCTTCAAAATCAGTTATCTTCTCTACAACTTCCAAAATTTCAGCATCAATTCTCCTTTGGAAGTCAAAATTCAGATGCTACAGGATTC GATGATGACAATCCATCTGCCCCTCCTTCGCCTGCCGACCGCACCATGACTTATAGCAA AGCTAAAAACGAGAAATTTGATGATGATTTAAGCATCGCTAGTTCAATTCAAGATGCTCAAATGTCACAAAATTCTTCTCCTTGCTATGAGGAGATGAGTGTGGTGGGAAAAGGTGAACATGGGACTCATGCAGAAGCATTTGAAGGCATTCCCATAAATTCTTGTCAAAG GGATAAAAGTTCATCACAAAATATTTCCAGTTGCAATGTGGCTTTTCCTCAAACATCAGATGATTTGCCAGCTGAAATATTCATTAAACACTCCAGAACTTCAG CCGGTAGCAGTGAAGATCTTGATGAGAAGACTAAGTATCAAGTCGTTCAGCAGAGAGGACGGTTTAAAGTTACCTCTGAGAATGTTGACTTGGAAAAG GTGACTCCAGAACATCCGGCTGCTACTCAACCGTTACCACCTGATGCTACACCAGCAAATCTTTCTTCCCAGTCCATATTTCCACTACTGCAAAACGCTTTACAGGCAACTATTACTGGAACA GAGAGTATTCTTAGTGCAATGAGGCAAGTGACCCGTGGTGACTCCACAG CTAATCTTTCAGTGGACTTGGGATGCGTTCCGTCAAATTCAGTTGGAGTGGAGAAATCACTG TTGGAGGCAGCTCTTGACAGGGAGAAGGAATTAATTCGTGAAAATAATGATTTACGGTTGAG GCTATTGGTTGCTCAAGAAGAGCTTCAAAAATATAAAACAGAAAATAAGAGCTCAAAGTGA
- the LOC107772896 gene encoding uncharacterized protein LOC107772896 isoform X2 translates to MDKKSLVKKPSEKRIQYTIGSEHYTLYEEVGQGVSALVHRALCNPLNEIVAIKILDFERDKCDLDRVSREAQIMVLVDHPNVLKSHCSFVCDQNLWVVMPYMAGGSCLHILKAAHPDGLGEVVIATVLREVLKGLEYLHDHGYIHRDVKAGNILIDSRGGIKLGDFGVSAYLFDSGDRQRIRNTFVGTPCWMAPEVMEQLHGYDCKADIWSFGITALELAHGHAPFSKYPPMKVLLMTLQNAPPGLDYERDKKFSKSFRQMIASCLVKDPSKRPSAKKLLKHPFFKQARSSDYISRTLLEGLPALGDRIKELKRKEEDMLAQKKIPDGQKEEMSQNEYKRGISSWNFNLEDLKAQASLIPDEEILGENYQGGSTNSLPGLDNQGNRLQNQLSSLQLPKFQHQFSFGSQNSDATGFDDDNPSAPPSPADRTMTYSKAKNEKFDDDLSIASSIQDAQMSQNSSPCYEEMSVVGKGEHGTHAEAFEGIPINSCQRDKSSSQNISSCNVAFPQTSDDLPAEIFIKHSRTSAGSSEDLDEKTKYQVVQQRGRFKVTSENVDLEKVTPEHPAATQPLPPDATPANLSSQSIFPLLQNALQATITGTESILSAMRQVTRGDSTVDLGCVPSNSVGVEKSLLEAALDREKELIRENNDLRLRLLVAQEELQKYKTENKSSK, encoded by the exons ATGGACAAGAAAAGTTTAGTAAAGAAGCCAAGCGAAAAGCGAATACAGTATACAATTGGATCCGAACATTACACACTGTACGAGGAGGTAGGGCAAGGAGTTAGCGCCTTGGTTCATCGCGCTCTTTGTAATCCTCTCAATGAGATCGTTGCCATCAAAATCCTAGATTTCGAGCGTGATAAATGTGATctg GACCGCGTCTCACGGGAAGCACAGATAATGGTCCTAGTTGACCATCCCAATGTTCTTAAATCACACTGCTCCTTTGTATGTGATCAAAATCTTTGGGTTGTCATGCCGTACATGGCTGGTGGTTCCTGTCTCCACATACTGAAGGCTGCTCATCCTGATGGTCTCGGAGAGGTGGTTATTGCAACAGTCTTACGCGAAGTGCTAAAGGGTTTGGAATACCTTCATGATCATGGCTACATTCATCGGGATGTCAAA GCTGGAAATATTCTCATTGATTCACGTGGTGGAATAAAGTTGGGAGATTTTGGTGTATCAGCCTACTTGTTTGATTCAGGTGATAGGCAGCGTATACGGAACACATTTGTTGGAACTCCCTGTTG GATGGCACCGGAGGTCATGGAGCAATTGCATGGTTATGATTGCAA AGCTGATATTTGGTCTTTTGGCATAACTGCTTTAGAGCTTGCTCATGGACATGCTCCTTTCTCAAAATACCCTCCAATGAAG GTATTGCTAATGACATTGCAAAATGCACCACCGGGCCTTGATTATGAGAGGGATAAGAAGTTCTCAAAG tCCTTTAGGCAAATGATTGCTAGTTGCTTGGTAAAAGATCCTTCAAAAAGACCTTCAGCCAAAAAATTGTTGAAGCATCCTTTCTTTAAGCAAGCTAGGTCCAGTGATTATATATCAAGAACATTGTTGGAAGGCTTGCCAGCTCTTGGTGATCGCATAAAAGAATTGAAG agaaaagaagaagacatGCTAGCGCAAAAGAAGATACCAGATGGGCAGAAAGAAGAAATGTCACAG AATGAATATAAACGTGGGATTAGCAGCTGGAACTTCaatcttgaagatttgaaggcacaGGCTTCCTTG atTCCAGATGAGGAAATTCTTGGTGAGAATTACCAAGGTGGGAGTACAAATTCACTCCCAGGGCTTGACAACCAAGGAAACCGGCTTCAAAATCAGTTATCTTCTCTACAACTTCCAAAATTTCAGCATCAATTCTCCTTTGGAAGTCAAAATTCAGATGCTACAGGATTC GATGATGACAATCCATCTGCCCCTCCTTCGCCTGCCGACCGCACCATGACTTATAGCAA AGCTAAAAACGAGAAATTTGATGATGATTTAAGCATCGCTAGTTCAATTCAAGATGCTCAAATGTCACAAAATTCTTCTCCTTGCTATGAGGAGATGAGTGTGGTGGGAAAAGGTGAACATGGGACTCATGCAGAAGCATTTGAAGGCATTCCCATAAATTCTTGTCAAAG GGATAAAAGTTCATCACAAAATATTTCCAGTTGCAATGTGGCTTTTCCTCAAACATCAGATGATTTGCCAGCTGAAATATTCATTAAACACTCCAGAACTTCAG CCGGTAGCAGTGAAGATCTTGATGAGAAGACTAAGTATCAAGTCGTTCAGCAGAGAGGACGGTTTAAAGTTACCTCTGAGAATGTTGACTTGGAAAAG GTGACTCCAGAACATCCGGCTGCTACTCAACCGTTACCACCTGATGCTACACCAGCAAATCTTTCTTCCCAGTCCATATTTCCACTACTGCAAAACGCTTTACAGGCAACTATTACTGGAACA GAGAGTATTCTTAGTGCAATGAGGCAAGTGACCCGTGGTGACTCCACAG TGGACTTGGGATGCGTTCCGTCAAATTCAGTTGGAGTGGAGAAATCACTG TTGGAGGCAGCTCTTGACAGGGAGAAGGAATTAATTCGTGAAAATAATGATTTACGGTTGAG GCTATTGGTTGCTCAAGAAGAGCTTCAAAAATATAAAACAGAAAATAAGAGCTCAAAGTGA